In one Candidatus Palibaumannia cicadellinicola genomic region, the following are encoded:
- the cysC gene encoding adenylyl-sulfate kinase, which produces MTGRYQRSNDENIVWHIHPVQREDRERLHKHRSAVLWFTGLSGAGKSTLASALEQALYSKGVSTYLLDGDNVRHGLCRDLGFRDDERRENIRRVGEVAKLMLDAGLIVLSALISPHYAERQMVRDMLPVGRFIEVFVDTPLAICQARDPKGLYHKVRSGQLHNFTGIDSIYQPPQQPEIHLNGTQLITQLTTQLLEVLKERVIISFSNPV; this is translated from the coding sequence ATGACAGGCCGTTACCAACGATCAAATGATGAAAATATTGTTTGGCACATACATCCTGTACAGCGTGAGGACCGAGAACGATTACATAAGCACCGTAGTGCTGTATTGTGGTTCACTGGTCTGTCTGGCGCAGGCAAGTCCACGCTAGCAAGTGCGCTAGAACAGGCGCTGTATAGTAAGGGTGTTAGTACTTACCTGCTTGATGGTGATAATGTACGTCATGGTCTCTGTCGTGATCTAGGCTTCCGCGATGACGAACGGCGCGAGAATATCCGCCGGGTTGGCGAGGTAGCTAAACTGATGCTAGATGCCGGGCTAATAGTACTAAGTGCTCTAATTTCACCTCACTACGCGGAACGGCAGATGGTCCGTGACATGCTACCAGTAGGCAGATTTATCGAAGTTTTCGTAGATACACCGTTAGCTATTTGCCAAGCGCGTGATCCTAAGGGGTTATATCATAAAGTCCGTAGTGGTCAATTACATAATTTCACCGGTATCGATTCTATTTATCAGCCACCGCAGCAACCAGAGATACATCTCAATGGCACACAATTAATCACACAGTTAACAACTCAATTATTAGAAGTACTCAAAGAACGCGTGATTATAAGCTTTTCAAATCCCGTATGA
- the cysN gene encoding sulfate adenylyltransferase subunit CysN, with protein sequence MKNTTITSNIARNITEQGSLERYLHFQQKKSLLRFLTCGSVDDGKSTLIGRLLHDTQQIYEDQLSTLYTDSKRIGTQGEELDFALLVDGLQAEREQGITIDVAYRYFSTDKRKFIIADTPGHEQYTRNMATGASTSDLAILLIDARKGMLDQTRRHSFISTLLGICHLVVAVNKMDLVNYDQAIFSQIEQDYLKLSRELPGNLDIKFVPLSALGGDNVVNPTVSMSWYSGPTLLDILETVEVINIHQQQPVRFPVQYVNRPNLDFRGYSGTVASGVLRVGQPIKVLPSNFTSTISRIVTFDGDKTEARTGEAVTLVLTDAVDISRGDFLVDYDTVLPAVQYAQVNVVWMTDKPLVAGQSYDIKIAGKKTSARVDHVQYQVDINTLKPRAADNLPLNSIGMVELEFCEPMMLEKYINSPVTGGMIFIDRLTNVTVGAGMVYQPLQDVYRQSNTYSKFELEFNALLRRHFPHWGTRDLLGGKS encoded by the coding sequence ATGAAAAATACTACTATAACCTCAAATATAGCACGAAATATTACTGAGCAGGGTAGTCTAGAAAGATACCTGCACTTCCAGCAAAAGAAAAGTTTGCTGCGTTTTCTCACGTGTGGCAGCGTAGACGACGGCAAAAGTACCTTAATTGGTCGCCTGCTACATGATACCCAGCAGATTTACGAAGATCAACTATCCACGCTATACACAGACAGTAAACGTATCGGTACCCAAGGCGAAGAATTAGATTTTGCGCTACTGGTGGACGGTCTGCAGGCTGAACGTGAACAAGGGATTACAATTGATGTAGCCTACCGTTATTTTTCTACGGATAAGCGTAAATTTATTATTGCTGACACTCCTGGACATGAGCAATATACCCGTAACATGGCTACTGGTGCTTCAACTTCTGATCTCGCAATCTTACTGATCGATGCACGCAAAGGCATGTTAGATCAAACACGGCGCCATAGCTTTATCAGCACCTTGCTAGGCATCTGTCATCTGGTAGTAGCGGTAAACAAAATGGATTTAGTAAACTACGATCAGGCTATCTTCTCTCAAATTGAGCAAGATTACCTAAAATTATCTAGGGAATTACCAGGTAATTTAGACATAAAGTTCGTCCCGTTATCAGCGCTTGGAGGTGATAATGTTGTTAACCCGACAGTCTCTATGTCTTGGTATAGCGGCCCAACATTGCTAGATATACTAGAAACTGTGGAAGTAATTAATATTCATCAACAGCAGCCAGTACGTTTTCCGGTGCAGTATGTTAACCGCCCTAATCTAGATTTCCGTGGTTATAGTGGAACAGTTGCTTCGGGAGTACTGCGGGTAGGGCAACCAATAAAAGTGCTGCCGTCTAATTTTACCTCCACTATTAGCCGTATCGTCACCTTTGACGGTGATAAAACAGAAGCCAGGACGGGAGAAGCAGTGACACTAGTATTAACAGACGCCGTAGATATCAGCCGCGGAGATTTCTTAGTGGACTATGATACAGTACTGCCTGCAGTACAATACGCTCAGGTTAATGTCGTATGGATGACCGATAAGCCCCTGGTAGCTGGTCAGAGCTACGATATCAAGATTGCAGGTAAGAAAACCAGCGCACGGGTAGATCATGTCCAATATCAGGTCGATATAAATACCTTAAAACCACGTGCGGCGGATAACCTACCCCTAAATAGCATTGGAATGGTAGAATTAGAATTCTGTGAGCCAATGATGCTTGAGAAATATATCAATAGCCCAGTAACAGGTGGTATGATATTTATTGATCGGCTTACTAACGTAACGGTAGGTGCTGGTATGGTTTACCAACCGCTACAAGATGTCTACCGGCAATCAAATACCTACAGTAAATTTGAACTAGAATTTAATGCGCTGCTGCGCCGTCACTTTCCGCACTGGGGCACACGTGATCTACTGGGAGGGAAATCATGA
- the cysD gene encoding sulfate adenylyltransferase subunit CysD, with product MEQQRFTYLWQLEAESIHIFREVVAEFSNPVMMYSIGKDSSVMLHLARKAFYPGKLPFPLLHVDTGWKFREMYQFRDHTAKAYGFELLVHQNSEGKAMGINPFVHGSAKYTDIMKTEGLKQAMNKYSFDAAFGGARRDEEKSRAKERIYSFRDRFHRWDPKNQRPELWHNYNGQINKGESIRVFPLSNWTELDIWQYILLENIEIVPLYFAKERPVLKRNGMLMMIDDDHIDLQLQPGEIIGQRMVRFRTLGCWPLTGAVESKAQSLPEIIKEMLVSTTSERQGRMIDSDQSGSMEMKKRQGYF from the coding sequence ATGGAGCAACAACGTTTTACATATTTGTGGCAACTAGAGGCGGAGAGCATTCATATTTTCCGTGAAGTAGTCGCAGAATTTAGCAATCCTGTGATGATGTATTCCATCGGTAAAGATTCTTCTGTGATGCTACATCTAGCACGGAAGGCTTTCTACCCTGGCAAGTTACCGTTCCCATTACTGCATGTGGATACTGGCTGGAAGTTCCGTGAAATGTACCAGTTCCGCGATCATACTGCTAAAGCCTATGGTTTTGAGCTCCTTGTACATCAGAACTCGGAAGGAAAAGCTATGGGGATTAATCCTTTTGTGCACGGTAGTGCTAAATATACCGATATCATGAAAACCGAAGGCCTTAAGCAGGCTATGAATAAATATAGTTTTGATGCTGCGTTCGGTGGCGCCCGCCGCGACGAGGAAAAATCTCGTGCTAAAGAACGTATCTACTCGTTTCGTGATCGTTTTCATCGTTGGGACCCAAAGAATCAACGTCCAGAGTTATGGCATAACTATAACGGACAGATTAATAAGGGTGAAAGCATCCGCGTATTCCCGCTCTCTAACTGGACTGAATTGGATATTTGGCAATATATTTTACTAGAAAACATCGAAATAGTACCACTATACTTCGCTAAGGAGCGGCCGGTACTAAAACGTAATGGCATGCTGATGATGATAGACGATGATCATATCGATCTACAACTGCAGCCTGGTGAAATAATAGGCCAGCGTATGGTGCGGTTTCGTACTCTAGGTTGCTGGCCGTTGACCGGCGCAGTGGAGTCCAAGGCACAATCTCTACCTGAGATTATCAAAGAGATGCTAGTATCGACCACCAGCGAACGTCAGGGTAGAATGATCGACAGTGATCAATCTGGTTCCATGGAAATGAAAAAGCGTCAAGGTTATTTTTAA
- the cysG gene encoding siroheme synthase CysG, with amino-acid sequence MEYLPLFANLRRRTVLVVGGGHVAARKIELLMRTGAQIRVVARELCPQLTGIINNRDINWLGPIFEPAMLDEVFLVIAATDDAELNARVYKCADERHTLVNVVDEQQNCSFIFPSIVDRSPIIVAISSSGKAPVLARIIREQIESMLPMFLGTMATIAGTWRSRIKQYICNMAGRRSFWEKAFNGSFANMVAQGKLEQAEQELEYQLYNCPSQSGNVALVGAGPGDSGLLTLRGLQLMQQADVVLYDYLVNPEIIDLVRRDADRVCVGKRVGEHSMPQAEINRLLVKLAQQGKNVVRLKGGDPFIFGRGGEELQEVAAAGISFQVVPGITAAAGATAYAGIPLTHREYAQSVTFITGHPRDDGDFIDWPSLARCNQTLVVYMGVMKAAVINRKLVAHGRAPQTPVAVISRGTYTDQKVLIGTLEQLEMLALQALPPALLVIGDVVALSHEINWFGQENLIA; translated from the coding sequence GTGGAATATTTACCACTATTTGCCAATCTTAGGCGACGTACGGTTTTGGTAGTTGGCGGAGGCCACGTTGCTGCGCGCAAAATAGAGTTACTGATGCGTACGGGCGCGCAAATCAGGGTAGTAGCGCGTGAGTTATGTCCTCAGCTAACAGGTATTATCAATAATCGCGATATTAACTGGCTGGGTCCAATATTCGAACCAGCTATGCTCGATGAGGTCTTTCTAGTTATTGCGGCAACTGACGACGCAGAACTGAACGCACGAGTCTATAAGTGCGCAGATGAGCGCCATACATTAGTTAATGTAGTAGATGAACAGCAAAACTGCTCGTTTATTTTTCCATCGATCGTGGATCGCTCGCCGATAATAGTAGCTATATCATCGAGCGGGAAAGCACCAGTGCTAGCGCGTATTATACGTGAACAAATTGAGTCTATGCTACCCATGTTTCTCGGCACGATGGCGACCATAGCTGGTACCTGGCGCAGCCGTATCAAACAGTATATCTGTAATATGGCGGGGCGCCGGAGCTTCTGGGAAAAAGCATTTAATGGTAGTTTTGCGAATATGGTAGCTCAAGGTAAATTAGAACAAGCGGAGCAGGAACTAGAGTATCAGCTATATAACTGCCCGTCCCAAAGCGGAAACGTAGCTTTGGTAGGTGCTGGTCCTGGTGATAGCGGGTTGCTAACTTTACGCGGACTGCAACTCATGCAGCAGGCAGATGTGGTGCTATATGACTATCTAGTCAACCCTGAAATTATAGATTTAGTACGCCGCGATGCTGATCGCGTCTGCGTCGGTAAGCGAGTAGGTGAACATTCTATGCCACAGGCAGAGATTAATCGTTTACTAGTTAAGCTGGCACAGCAGGGTAAAAATGTCGTGCGGCTCAAAGGTGGCGACCCATTTATCTTTGGTCGCGGTGGCGAAGAGCTGCAGGAAGTCGCTGCCGCTGGTATTTCGTTCCAGGTAGTACCCGGCATCACCGCTGCCGCTGGCGCTACGGCCTATGCCGGAATTCCGTTGACCCACCGAGAGTATGCTCAGAGTGTAACTTTTATTACAGGTCATCCGCGCGATGACGGCGATTTCATAGACTGGCCGTCGTTGGCGCGCTGCAATCAAACTCTAGTAGTTTACATGGGTGTGATGAAAGCAGCGGTAATAAATCGTAAGCTCGTGGCTCATGGCCGCGCGCCGCAGACTCCGGTAGCAGTGATAAGCCGTGGTACTTATACAGATCAGAAAGTTCTTATTGGCACACTAGAACAGTTAGAAATGTTAGCTCTACAGGCGCTGCCTCCTGCGCTACTAGTCATCGGTGATGTTGTGGCCCTTTCTCATGAAATCAATTGGTTTGGTCAGGAGAATTTAATAGCGTAA
- a CDS encoding phosphoadenylyl-sulfate reductase → MKRFDLSTFNSMDKAQQTEGLATVNLQLESLTAEQRVSWALEHLPQPAALSSSFGIQAAVSLHLVTSQQPNIPVILTDTGYLFPETYRFIDALTEKLQLNLQVFRANTSPAWQEARYGKLWEQGLKGIKLYNNINKVEPMNRALMTLGSLTWFAGLRRAQSSSRSQLPVLAVQRGVFKLLPIIDWDNRKVYNYLKKYELSYHPLWEEGYLSVGDTHTTTKFIPGMNEEYTRFFGLKRECGLHEEN, encoded by the coding sequence ATGAAAAGATTTGATCTCAGCACATTTAATTCTATGGATAAAGCGCAGCAGACAGAGGGTCTAGCGACAGTCAACCTACAGCTAGAAAGTCTAACAGCTGAGCAGAGAGTAAGCTGGGCCTTGGAGCATCTGCCACAACCGGCTGCACTTTCTTCCAGCTTTGGTATTCAGGCTGCGGTTAGTCTGCATTTAGTGACTAGTCAGCAACCTAATATTCCAGTTATTCTTACTGATACTGGTTATCTGTTTCCGGAGACCTACCGGTTTATCGATGCATTAACGGAAAAGTTACAATTAAACTTACAAGTATTTCGTGCTAACACATCGCCTGCTTGGCAGGAGGCGCGCTATGGTAAGCTATGGGAGCAGGGTCTGAAAGGGATTAAGCTATACAATAATATCAATAAGGTTGAGCCTATGAATAGGGCGTTGATGACACTCGGCTCTTTGACTTGGTTTGCTGGTCTACGGCGCGCCCAATCTAGTAGTCGTAGTCAATTACCAGTCCTAGCGGTTCAGCGAGGAGTGTTTAAGCTGTTACCAATAATCGATTGGGACAACCGTAAGGTATATAATTATCTTAAAAAGTATGAGCTTAGCTATCACCCACTGTGGGAGGAAGGTTATTTATCCGTAGGAGATACTCATACTACTACAAAATTTATTCCTGGTATGAATGAAGAATATACACGCTTTTTTGGCCTAAAGCGTGAATGCGGTTTACACGAAGAAAACTGA
- the cysI gene encoding assimilatory sulfite reductase (NADPH) hemoprotein subunit: MSTQKPKTILSDNERLKKSSNFLRGTIAQDLEDNITGGFKGDNFQLIRFHGMYQQDDRDLRAERTCQKLEPLINMMLRCRLPGGVITTQQWLGIDAFATEHTLYGSIRLTTRQTFQFHGVLKPKLKSMHQLLHRLGLDSIATAGDVNRNVLCTSNPVESVLHQQAWEYAKKISEHFLPKTRAYAEIWLDGEKTETTDQEHILGATYLPRKFKTTVVVPPLNDVDLHANDLNFVAISNKGQLVGFNVLVGGGLAMTHGDKSTYPRKASELGYIALVDTLKIAEAVVTTQRDLGNRSNRKNAKTKYTLERVGVGLFQKEVEIRAGVKFAPIRPYDFTERGDRFGWVQGIDNQWHLTLFIENGRILDYTNRKLKTGMREIARIHQGDFRITANQNLIIAGVDKKNKAMIESLARQHGLINDNITLQRKASMACVAFPTCPLAMAEAERFLPQFVTKVEKIMSNHGLGDKQIILRVTGCPNGCGRAMLAEIGLVGKTIGRYNLYLGGDSIGTRIPRMYRENITEEEILSIIDETTGRWACERQPQESYGDYVVRAGIISPVVDSARDFYD, translated from the coding sequence ATGAGTACACAAAAACCTAAAACCATATTATCCGACAACGAGCGGTTGAAAAAATCAAGTAATTTTTTGCGTGGTACTATTGCGCAAGATCTAGAAGATAATATTACCGGAGGATTTAAAGGGGATAATTTTCAATTAATCCGTTTCCATGGTATGTATCAGCAAGATGATCGTGATCTACGCGCAGAACGCACCTGTCAGAAGCTTGAACCACTTATCAATATGATGCTACGATGCAGGCTACCTGGTGGTGTCATTACTACGCAGCAGTGGCTAGGTATCGACGCCTTCGCCACCGAACATACGCTATATGGTAGTATTCGCCTTACAACCCGGCAAACCTTTCAGTTTCACGGTGTATTAAAACCCAAGCTCAAAAGCATGCATCAACTACTGCATCGTCTGGGATTAGACTCGATAGCTACGGCCGGCGATGTTAACCGTAACGTATTATGTACCTCAAACCCGGTTGAGTCAGTGCTACATCAGCAGGCATGGGAGTATGCTAAGAAAATATCAGAACATTTTCTACCAAAAACTCGTGCATATGCTGAAATATGGTTGGACGGAGAGAAGACTGAAACCACTGATCAAGAGCATATTTTGGGTGCTACCTACTTGCCGCGTAAATTCAAGACGACAGTTGTAGTTCCACCGCTAAACGATGTCGATTTGCACGCAAACGATCTTAACTTTGTTGCCATAAGCAATAAAGGTCAACTAGTAGGCTTTAATGTCCTGGTCGGCGGCGGCCTGGCAATGACTCATGGCGATAAAAGTACTTACCCACGCAAAGCCAGTGAGTTAGGTTATATCGCTCTAGTAGACACGCTCAAAATAGCAGAAGCAGTTGTGACAACCCAACGTGATTTGGGTAATCGTTCTAATCGTAAAAATGCCAAAACAAAATATACCCTGGAACGTGTCGGCGTTGGCTTGTTCCAGAAAGAGGTAGAGATTCGCGCAGGGGTGAAATTCGCGCCTATCCGGCCGTATGATTTTACAGAACGCGGCGATCGTTTTGGCTGGGTGCAAGGAATTGATAACCAGTGGCATCTAACATTATTTATTGAAAACGGCCGGATTCTAGACTATACGAATCGAAAGCTAAAAACTGGTATGAGGGAGATTGCTCGCATTCATCAAGGAGATTTCCGTATAACAGCTAACCAAAATCTGATTATTGCGGGCGTTGATAAGAAAAATAAAGCAATGATTGAGTCGCTGGCCAGGCAGCATGGTTTAATTAACGATAATATTACATTACAACGCAAGGCATCAATGGCATGTGTAGCTTTTCCTACCTGTCCGCTTGCAATGGCAGAAGCAGAACGTTTCCTACCGCAGTTTGTAACGAAGGTAGAAAAGATTATGTCCAATCATGGTTTAGGCGATAAGCAAATTATACTACGGGTAACCGGCTGTCCGAATGGCTGTGGTCGCGCGATGTTAGCAGAAATTGGTTTAGTAGGAAAAACTATCGGTCGCTACAACCTCTACTTAGGAGGTGATAGTATCGGTACACGTATTCCTAGAATGTACCGAGAAAATATTACTGAAGAAGAAATACTGAGCATTATTGACGAGACTACCGGCCGCTGGGCCTGCGAACGTCAGCCCCAGGAATCTTATGGTGATTATGTAGTGCGCGCTGGAATTATCTCCCCTGTAGTCGACTCTGCGCGAGATTTTTACGATTAA
- the cysJ gene encoding NADPH-dependent assimilatory sulfite reductase flavoprotein subunit, whose protein sequence is MKKQTTSKTLSLSPLSAEQLDRLQAASSDLSSLQLAWVSGYFWRRVSDDPQVDAVVSQVITVLSASQTGNARRLAEQLYEDLRAAKLGVVLINAGDYKFKQISQEKLLLIVTSTQGDGDPPEEAVALYKYLFSNKAPALPDTKFAVFGLGDSSYTHFAKIGKDFDSRLAELGAQRLYDRIDADVEYQEYADAWRSEIVRCLQTQMGATNPEQHLPIIGNPIEVQSHLYTKEAPFTASLVVNQKITSRSSQKDVRHLEIDLVGSGLRYQPGDALGVWYENDPALINELLELLGLKGDELVQVKGKSLRLSLSETLQKYYEITQNTPEMIKGYADIARDKDLLALVDDKQQLKEFALSTPFIDMIRGAPTVLRPEELLKLLRPLMPRLYSIASSQAEVSDEVHLTVSVVRYEIDGRMRTGGASGYLAYRLKETDPVRVFIEHNDNFRLPGDLNTSIIMIGSGTGIAPFRAFMQQREAECAQGKNWLFFGNQHLTEDFLYQVEWQRYVKNGLLNQIDVAWSQDQTEKIYVQDRIWENGTEVWHWIQQGAHIYVCGNANRMARDVEQVLVKLVAKHGRMDSEQADEFLSELRMARRYQRDTY, encoded by the coding sequence ATGAAGAAACAGACCACATCCAAAACTCTATCTTTGTCGCCGCTGAGTGCAGAGCAACTTGATCGCTTACAAGCAGCAAGCAGTGATTTATCTTCCCTTCAGTTAGCCTGGGTTTCAGGATATTTCTGGCGCCGGGTGTCCGATGATCCGCAGGTGGATGCTGTAGTATCACAAGTTATTACTGTGCTATCTGCTTCCCAGACAGGTAACGCTCGCCGGCTTGCAGAGCAGCTATACGAAGATTTACGTGCCGCAAAGTTAGGCGTAGTCCTGATTAATGCCGGTGATTATAAATTTAAGCAAATTTCACAGGAAAAATTGTTGCTGATCGTAACTTCAACTCAAGGGGACGGAGATCCTCCAGAAGAGGCTGTAGCGTTATATAAGTACCTTTTTTCGAACAAAGCTCCAGCGTTACCTGATACTAAGTTTGCAGTTTTTGGCTTGGGCGACAGTTCGTACACACATTTTGCGAAGATAGGTAAAGACTTTGACAGCCGGTTAGCCGAACTTGGCGCTCAGCGTTTGTACGATAGGATCGATGCTGATGTAGAGTATCAAGAATATGCTGATGCTTGGCGTAGTGAAATAGTTAGATGTTTACAGACACAGATGGGAGCAACTAATCCTGAGCAGCACTTGCCTATTATCGGCAATCCTATTGAGGTTCAGAGTCACCTCTATACTAAAGAGGCACCATTTACAGCGTCTCTGGTGGTTAACCAGAAGATTACTAGCCGTAGCTCTCAGAAAGATGTCAGACATCTAGAGATAGACCTTGTAGGATCAGGTTTACGTTATCAGCCCGGTGACGCATTAGGCGTATGGTACGAGAACGATCCGGCGCTTATCAACGAGCTCCTAGAACTCTTAGGGCTGAAAGGCGACGAGTTAGTCCAAGTTAAAGGTAAAAGCTTGCGTCTCAGTCTAAGTGAAACTTTACAAAAATATTACGAAATTACGCAAAACACCCCGGAGATGATTAAAGGTTACGCTGATATTGCGCGGGATAAAGATTTACTAGCACTGGTCGATGATAAACAGCAACTAAAGGAGTTTGCGTTGTCAACTCCGTTCATTGATATGATACGCGGTGCTCCAACAGTGCTGCGTCCGGAAGAGTTATTAAAATTACTACGTCCGTTGATGCCACGCTTGTACTCGATTGCTTCGTCGCAAGCGGAAGTAAGCGATGAAGTTCATCTGACCGTCAGTGTGGTACGGTATGAAATAGATGGCAGAATGCGTACTGGGGGCGCTAGTGGTTATCTAGCATATCGGCTAAAGGAAACGGATCCAGTTCGTGTTTTTATCGAACACAACGATAATTTTAGGCTACCAGGTGATTTAAATACTTCTATTATTATGATAGGGTCAGGAACAGGAATCGCACCATTCCGTGCTTTCATGCAACAGCGTGAGGCTGAATGTGCCCAGGGCAAAAATTGGTTATTCTTTGGTAATCAACATCTTACTGAAGATTTTTTATATCAGGTTGAATGGCAGCGCTATGTAAAAAATGGCCTGCTGAACCAGATAGATGTTGCATGGTCGCAAGATCAAACAGAAAAGATCTATGTACAGGATCGAATATGGGAAAATGGAACCGAAGTTTGGCACTGGATTCAGCAGGGTGCGCATATTTATGTATGCGGTAATGCCAACCGAATGGCACGCGACGTAGAACAAGTTTTAGTGAAGCTGGTGGCTAAACATGGTCGTATGGATAGCGAACAAGCGGATGAATTTTTAAGTGAGCTGCGCATGGCGCGCCGTTATCAACGGGATACCTATTGA